TTATTGAAAGGTCGCAGTTTTCAGAATCGAGAATAAAGCAAACACGCTTAAAATATCTTATGTGTTCGCAAAAATAGAGTCTAGTTATCTAACTATCGTCAATAAGTTGTTTTAGTGTAAATACCATATTGAGCTTAAAGATAAACAATGGTTATTAAATAACCAATAATGGCTTATTAATAACCAATATTGATAATTTAAAAAATACCTAATAAATTGCTTTTCAACCTTATAGGAAAATCAATGGCAAAAAGGGAGAAAGTTAATTTAAACAGGCTTAGGATTGTCCTCGCGGAAAAGAATAAAACCAACAGGTGGTTGGCTGAACAATTAGGGGTAACTGAAGGCACGGTATCTAAATGGGCCACCAATACACATCAACCTACCCTTGAAACTCTATATCAAATTTCTGTATTGTTTAAGATAGATATCCATGATTTGATAGAGTCAACGTTACCCAAAAAATAAGTAGGAAATTAATTTTCGTCACAAAAATTAGTTCCACAATTAGCCAAAAACATAAATAGTCGCAAAGAAATATGTCAAGTAGTATTTTAAGAGGTCATTAAAAAATACTTGGGTAGAAGAAGTTAATTTATACAAACAACTAATATAATCAAAATGTGGGTAGAAGAGCTTTCGGTTGATAATATTAAATGCTTCGATAAAATAAATTTGAAATTAGGAAGTAAAACAGAGCCATACAAATGGGTAACACTTCTTGGTGAAAATGGAGGGGGCAAAAGCACAATATTACAAGCTTTAGGATTATTGTTAGCTGGACCGGAGGGAGCTACGCAGTTGCTTAGGCCAACAGGATGGCTAAGAAACGAAGACCAATATGGTCGTATTTCAACAAAAATACACAAAGGAGCGAATGACCCTGGTAAATTTGGAGAACAAAAAGCAAGAACATCATTTGGTTATTCTTTTTTAATAACAGGAAGTAAGAAGATTACCATACGTAAAAAGCTTTATACGGAACCTTCAATAGTAGAAAATAAAGACAAAATATTAACATGGTTAAGGCAAAATGCGCTTACTTCTAATGGACAAGGATGGTTTGCTTCTGGATATGGTGCATTTAGAAGACTAACAAGGTCTGGTAGAGTAATAGTTCCGTCTTTAGCACCCCAAGAGAGATTCAATAATTTTTCATCGCAGTTTAAGGAGGATGAGGCTTTATCTGCATTTGAACAATGGATGGTTTATTTGGATTATAGAATTGCTAAGGGGGATAGTGGTAGTTCAAAGCAAGCGGAAAAACAAAGAGATTTAGGCGTGTATGCTATAAATCAAATTTTGCCCCCAGGAGTAAAATTTGATTCAGTAACAGATGACGCCAGAATACTATTTGATATAAAGGGTATGAAGGTTGCGACTTTAAATTTAAGTGATGGTTATAGAAGTGTCCTTGCTTTAGCTGGTGATTTAATTTGGCGCTTACTTGATCAATTTCCAGAAAGTGATGATCCCCTCAAAGAAGAAGGTGTCGTTATTATTGATGAGTTAGATATCCACTTACATCCACTTTGGCAAAGAAGTATTCCCGACTTATTAAGAAGTCAATTTCCTAATATTCAATTTATAGTTGCAACACATAGCCCATTAATTGCGGCTGGAGCTGGCGAAGATGCCATTACATATCGATTCACCTTTAACAATGGGTCAACTGATGTACATCAAATAAGAAACATTGCTTATTGGAATGTTGATAGAATTTTACAAAGTGAAGCTTTTGGTTTGGTTTCTCCTTTTTCACCTCAAGTAGAAGCTAATATAGAAAAATATTATATCTTAAAGAAAAAAGCAAAACTTACACAGGCCGAAAAAAATGAATTACAAACGACCCTGCCCTTTGTTGAAAATTCAATAGGTTATGGAGATAAAGAGAAATCGGAAACGGAAAAAAAACTAGATGAATATTTGAAAAATCATTGGAAATGATACGTATTATACGTCCTGTTGAACCTGTAGTTCTTACAAATAATAAAAAAGAGTGGACTCGGGTATATCTTACAGCTAGAGAAGTTTATAATGTTACCCCTACTCCCAACAACAAAAGAGCTAAAGCAAGTGCTGAATCTAAGTATAATCATATCAGTGTTAAAGAAGCTTTACTTATGGCATGTAACAGTAAATGTGTTTATTGTGAAAGTCATATTACGCATATTGCTTATCCCCATATTGAACATTTTAAACCCAAGGCTAAATTCCCGAAGCTTTGCTTTGAATGGAAAAATTTATTCCTAGGTTGTACTATATGTAACGGTCCAACATATAAATCGGATAAATGGCCTACATCTAGCAAAGGCGGACCATTTATTAATCCTGAAACCGAAAACCCCAATACTTTTTTTAATTTTATTTTCGATGAAAAAACTGGTGTTTCTTTGGTACACCCGAAGGGAAAGAGGGCTCGAACTACTGAAAAAGAGCTTGGATTAAACAGGATTGAATTACTAAAACATCGGAATCCAGTTGTTAAGAAGCTTGCTTATATTGCTCTACAAGCGAGCAAGGGAGATAAGGCTGCATTAGCTGAACTTAAATTTTGCATGGAGCCAGATCAAGAATACTCAGCATTTGCTAGGTCTTTTTTTAGGAAATTCAAACTTAAAATGAAATAAAATAAAACAGCATCTTGCTCGCAATTAAGAAATATTCTACCTTTTATTTACTTTTTCAGCGCCGCAATGATTGTTCTAAAGTTATCTAAGCCTGCCTCCAGGTTATCAATTATATCTTGTGCTAATTCATAAGGGTCAGGAAGGTTATCAAGATTCGCAAGTGATTAGTGCGGTAGTCATATACCCATACGTCTTTGGTCCAGAGATTTTTGCTGGACGGCTTACCATCCCAGAGCAGCACGTTTGCTTTTACACCATTGGCATAAAAGATACCAGTAGGTAATCGTAGTATCGTATGAAGATCGGTTGTCTCAAGTAGCTTTTACTAATAGTTTCACCAGCACCTACTTCAAACAAAACGTTGTCAGGCAATACTACTACTGCCTGACCCGTTCGCCATGAGAATTCTACCATTGCCTATTCCTTAGAAAATTGGAGGATG
The Niastella koreensis GR20-10 genome window above contains:
- a CDS encoding AAA family ATPase, encoding MWVEELSVDNIKCFDKINLKLGSKTEPYKWVTLLGENGGGKSTILQALGLLLAGPEGATQLLRPTGWLRNEDQYGRISTKIHKGANDPGKFGEQKARTSFGYSFLITGSKKITIRKKLYTEPSIVENKDKILTWLRQNALTSNGQGWFASGYGAFRRLTRSGRVIVPSLAPQERFNNFSSQFKEDEALSAFEQWMVYLDYRIAKGDSGSSKQAEKQRDLGVYAINQILPPGVKFDSVTDDARILFDIKGMKVATLNLSDGYRSVLALAGDLIWRLLDQFPESDDPLKEEGVVIIDELDIHLHPLWQRSIPDLLRSQFPNIQFIVATHSPLIAAGAGEDAITYRFTFNNGSTDVHQIRNIAYWNVDRILQSEAFGLVSPFSPQVEANIEKYYILKKKAKLTQAEKNELQTTLPFVENSIGYGDKEKSETEKKLDEYLKNHWK
- a CDS encoding helix-turn-helix transcriptional regulator, whose product is MAKREKVNLNRLRIVLAEKNKTNRWLAEQLGVTEGTVSKWATNTHQPTLETLYQISVLFKIDIHDLIESTLPKK